A region of Mammaliicoccus sp. Dog046 DNA encodes the following proteins:
- a CDS encoding amidohydrolase, with protein sequence MNNILLDKVEAYYDEMIQIRRHLHMYPELSFEEEKTPAYIAQYLRDLGIDVREGVGGRGVVGTLNKDKSGPTLAIRADFDALPIQDEKEVPYKSTVDGVMHACGHDAHTAVLLMTAKILSEHKDDINGRVVFIHQHAEEVDPGGAIQMIADGCLTGVDAIIGQHVSSSLDVGKIGYKYGTTTGIPDDFWITLKGRGGHAAHPDQLIDPLAAGIQLCNDLQYIVSRKTSALSPAVLSITMFNAGETNNVIPDTCKIGGTIRTFDSNTQSSVIEGFKKALEGLVTSTDVTYELKYSKGYPPVINTERETDLILEATQEISSVQELVELEASLGGEDFSYYQQRVPGAFFYTGTRNEHFKADFPHHHPKFDIDEQGLINAVKVFLLTTFKFMERID encoded by the coding sequence ATGAATAATATTTTATTAGATAAAGTTGAAGCATATTATGACGAAATGATTCAAATTCGAAGACATTTACACATGTATCCTGAGCTTTCTTTTGAAGAAGAAAAAACACCTGCATATATTGCACAATATTTACGTGATTTAGGGATAGATGTACGTGAAGGTGTTGGTGGCAGAGGTGTTGTAGGAACTTTAAACAAGGATAAATCTGGACCTACGCTAGCTATTAGAGCTGACTTTGATGCTTTACCCATTCAAGATGAAAAAGAAGTCCCATACAAATCAACAGTCGATGGTGTCATGCATGCGTGTGGCCATGATGCACATACTGCAGTTCTATTAATGACAGCTAAGATACTCTCTGAACATAAAGATGATATCAATGGACGTGTCGTATTTATTCATCAACACGCTGAAGAAGTAGACCCAGGCGGCGCCATCCAAATGATTGCTGATGGATGTCTTACAGGTGTGGATGCAATTATTGGTCAACATGTATCAAGTAGCTTAGACGTTGGAAAGATCGGTTATAAATATGGTACAACAACAGGTATTCCCGATGATTTTTGGATTACTTTAAAAGGTAGAGGTGGACATGCCGCACATCCTGATCAACTCATTGATCCACTAGCTGCTGGAATACAATTATGTAATGACTTACAATATATTGTTTCACGTAAAACAAGTGCCCTCTCTCCTGCCGTTCTATCTATTACTATGTTTAATGCAGGAGAAACAAATAATGTTATCCCAGACACATGTAAGATTGGCGGAACGATTAGAACATTTGATTCAAATACACAATCTAGTGTCATTGAAGGTTTCAAAAAAGCACTCGAGGGCTTAGTAACATCAACAGACGTTACATACGAATTAAAGTACAGTAAAGGATACCCACCAGTTATAAACACAGAACGAGAAACTGATTTAATATTAGAAGCGACACAAGAAATTAGTAGTGTCCAAGAATTAGTAGAATTAGAAGCTAGTTTAGGTGGCGAAGACTTCTCATATTATCAACAACGTGTACCAGGGGCCTTTTTCTATACTGGAACGAGAAATGAACACTTTAAAGCTGATTTTCCACATCATCATCCAAAGTTCGATATTGATGAACAAGGCTTAATCAATGCTGTCAAAGTATTTTTATTAACTACATTCAAGTTTATGGAAAGGATTGACTAA
- a CDS encoding amidohydrolase yields MNFTSEVENHLDELIEIRRYLHQHPELSFKEENTKKYIADYLENLGIEVKKDVGGNGILGYIKGGHDGPTIALRADFDALPIQDEKDVPYKSKVDGVMHACGHDAHTASLLITAKILKAHETEIHGNVVLIHQHAEEVIPGGAKSMIEAGALDGVDYIFGTHTASHIDANKVGFCAGPAYAAADSFEIDIQGLGGHGAMPQLAKDPVVAASSLIVQAQSIVSRTVDPLESAVVTFGTFKGGTAFNVIADKVKLTGTIRTYLPTVKDQIKERLNGILNGIESSYGVKCHLTYNDGYPPVINHEKETTWIKGLANNIDTVEEAFDFPPSLGGEDVGYYLQHVPGSYFFTGVGNEVLKATYPHHHPKFDLDEQSLQNSVKLFLSIIEHSTELKA; encoded by the coding sequence ATGAATTTCACCTCTGAAGTTGAAAACCATCTGGATGAATTAATTGAAATCCGAAGATATTTGCATCAACATCCTGAACTCTCTTTTAAAGAAGAAAACACGAAAAAATATATCGCGGATTACCTTGAAAATTTAGGCATCGAAGTAAAAAAAGATGTTGGAGGTAATGGCATATTAGGATATATTAAAGGCGGTCATGATGGACCAACCATTGCTTTGAGAGCAGATTTTGATGCTTTACCCATTCAAGATGAAAAAGATGTACCATATAAATCGAAAGTTGATGGTGTCATGCATGCATGTGGACACGACGCGCATACTGCAAGCCTACTAATCACCGCAAAGATACTCAAGGCTCATGAGACAGAAATTCACGGAAATGTCGTGCTCATACATCAACACGCTGAAGAAGTGATACCAGGGGGCGCTAAGTCTATGATTGAAGCAGGTGCTCTTGATGGAGTTGATTATATATTCGGCACACATACTGCTAGTCATATCGACGCTAATAAAGTTGGATTTTGCGCAGGACCAGCCTATGCAGCAGCTGATTCATTCGAAATTGACATACAAGGTTTAGGTGGCCATGGTGCAATGCCACAATTAGCTAAAGATCCAGTAGTTGCAGCCTCATCACTCATCGTACAAGCCCAAAGTATCGTTTCAAGAACAGTGGATCCATTAGAATCTGCTGTAGTCACATTTGGTACCTTTAAAGGCGGCACAGCATTTAACGTAATAGCTGATAAGGTTAAACTCACAGGTACGATTAGAACTTATTTACCTACTGTAAAAGACCAAATAAAAGAACGCCTAAACGGTATACTCAATGGTATCGAATCAAGTTATGGGGTAAAATGTCATTTAACCTATAACGATGGCTATCCACCTGTCATTAACCATGAAAAAGAAACAACATGGATTAAAGGTTTAGCAAATAATATTGATACGGTTGAAGAAGCATTCGACTTTCCACCATCATTAGGTGGAGAAGACGTCGGTTATTACTTACAACACGTACCAGGCTCATATTTCTTTACAGGTGTCGGTAACGAAGTGCTTAAAGCAACTTACCCACACCACCATCCAAAGTTTGATTTAGATGAGCAATCATTACAAAATAGCGTAAAACTATTCTTATCGATTATTGAACATAGTACAGAATTAAAAGCCTAA
- the tuf gene encoding elongation factor Tu yields MAKEKFDRSKTHANIGTIGHVDHGKTTLTAAIATVLAKRSGDGEARSYDQIDNAPEEKERGITINTSHIEYETDSRHYAHVDCPGHADYVKNMITGAAQMDGGILVVSAADGPMPQTREHILLSRNVGVPALVVFLNKVDMVDDEELLELVEMEVRDLLSEYDFPGDDVPVIAGSALKALEGDEAYEDKIVELMEAVDTYIPTPERDSDKPFMMPVEDVFSITGRGTVATGRVERGQIKVGEEIEIIGLMEESSKTTVTGVEMFRKLLDFAEAGDNIGALLRGVAREDVNRGQVLAKPGSITPHTKFKAEVYVLSKDEGGRHTPFFTNYRPQFYFRTTDVTGVVQLPEGTEMVMPGDNVEMDVELISPIAIEDGTRFSIREGGRTVGSGVVTIIEA; encoded by the coding sequence ATGGCTAAAGAAAAATTTGATCGCTCAAAAACACATGCCAATATTGGTACTATCGGTCACGTTGACCATGGTAAAACTACTTTAACAGCTGCAATTGCAACTGTATTAGCAAAACGTTCTGGTGACGGAGAAGCTCGTTCTTACGACCAAATCGATAACGCTCCAGAAGAAAAAGAACGTGGTATTACAATTAATACTTCACACATCGAATATGAAACTGATAGCCGTCACTACGCTCACGTTGACTGCCCAGGACACGCTGACTATGTTAAAAACATGATCACTGGTGCTGCGCAAATGGACGGTGGTATCTTAGTAGTATCTGCTGCTGACGGTCCAATGCCTCAAACTCGTGAACACATTCTTTTATCACGTAACGTAGGTGTTCCTGCATTAGTAGTATTCTTAAACAAAGTTGACATGGTTGACGATGAAGAATTATTAGAATTAGTTGAAATGGAAGTTCGTGATTTATTATCTGAATATGACTTCCCTGGAGACGACGTTCCTGTAATCGCTGGTTCAGCATTAAAAGCTTTAGAAGGCGACGAAGCTTATGAAGATAAAATTGTTGAATTAATGGAAGCTGTAGATACTTACATTCCAACACCAGAACGTGACTCTGACAAACCATTCATGATGCCAGTTGAGGACGTATTCTCAATCACTGGTCGTGGTACTGTTGCTACAGGTCGTGTTGAACGTGGACAAATCAAAGTCGGTGAAGAAATCGAAATCATCGGTTTAATGGAAGAGTCTTCTAAAACAACTGTTACTGGAGTAGAAATGTTCCGTAAATTATTAGACTTCGCTGAAGCTGGAGATAACATCGGTGCTTTATTACGTGGTGTTGCTCGTGAAGATGTAAACCGTGGTCAAGTATTAGCTAAACCAGGTTCAATTACACCTCATACAAAATTCAAAGCTGAAGTTTATGTATTATCAAAAGACGAAGGTGGACGTCATACTCCATTCTTCACTAACTACCGCCCACAATTCTATTTCCGTACTACTGACGTAACTGGCGTTGTTCAATTACCAGAAGGTACTGAAATGGTTATGCCTGGCGACAACGTTGAAATGGACGTTGAATTAATTTCACCAATCGCTATTGAAGACGGTACTCGTTTCTCAATCCGTGAAGGTGGACGTACAGTTGGATCAGGCGTTGTAACAATCATCGAAGCTTAA
- the fusA gene encoding elongation factor G — protein sequence MARDFSLKNTRNIGIMAHIDAGKTTTTERILYYTGRIHKIGETHEGASQMDWMEQEQERGITITSAATTAQWDGHRVNIIDTPGHVDFTVEVERSLRVLDGAVTVLDAQSGVEPQTETVWRQATTYGVPRIVFINKMDKMGANFEYSVGTLHERLQANAHPIQLPIGAEDDFSAIIDLVEMKCFQYNNDLGTEIEEVEIPESHKQQAEEAREALIEAVAESNDELMEKYLGGEEISIEELKAAIRKATCDVEFYPVLCGTAFKNKGVQLMLDAVIEYLPSPLDVKPIVGHRTDDDEEEVIARPDDSAPFAALAFKVMTDPFVGKLTFFRVYSGTMESGSYVKNSTKGKRERVGRILQMHANSREEISTVYSGDIAGAVGLKDTATGDTLCDEKDNIILESMEFPEPVIHLSVEPKSKADQDKMTNALVKLQEEDPTFHAHTDHETGQVIIGGMGELHLDILVDRMKREFKVECTVGAPMVSYRETFKSSAQVQGKFSRQSGGRGQYGDVHIEFTPNEQGGGFEFENAIVGGVVPREYIPSVEAGLKDSLENGVLAGYPLVDVKAKLYDGSYHDVDSSEMAFKVAASLALKEAAKKCDPVILEPMMKVEIVMPEEYMGDIMGDVTSRRGRVEGMEARGNAQVVRAFVPLSEMFGYATNLRSNTQGRGTYTMVFDHYEEVPKSISEEIIKKNKGE from the coding sequence ATGGCAAGAGATTTTTCATTGAAAAACACTCGTAATATCGGTATCATGGCTCACATCGATGCTGGTAAAACAACGACTACTGAACGTATTCTTTATTACACAGGCCGTATCCATAAAATTGGTGAAACACATGAAGGTGCTTCACAAATGGACTGGATGGAACAAGAGCAAGAACGTGGTATTACAATCACTTCTGCTGCCACTACTGCACAATGGGACGGTCACCGTGTAAACATCATCGATACACCAGGACACGTAGACTTCACAGTTGAAGTTGAACGTTCATTACGTGTACTTGATGGTGCTGTAACTGTACTTGATGCTCAATCAGGTGTTGAACCTCAAACTGAAACAGTTTGGCGTCAAGCTACAACATACGGTGTTCCACGTATTGTATTCATTAATAAAATGGATAAAATGGGTGCGAACTTTGAATATTCAGTTGGTACATTACATGAGCGTTTACAAGCAAATGCTCACCCAATTCAATTACCAATCGGTGCGGAAGATGATTTCAGTGCTATTATTGATTTAGTAGAAATGAAATGTTTCCAATACAATAACGATTTAGGTACTGAAATTGAAGAAGTTGAGATTCCTGAATCTCATAAACAACAAGCTGAAGAAGCGCGTGAAGCGTTAATCGAAGCTGTTGCAGAATCAAATGACGAATTAATGGAGAAATACTTAGGTGGAGAAGAAATCTCTATCGAAGAGCTTAAAGCGGCTATCCGTAAAGCTACTTGTGATGTAGAATTCTATCCAGTACTTTGTGGTACAGCATTCAAAAACAAAGGTGTTCAATTAATGTTGGACGCTGTTATTGAATACTTACCATCTCCATTAGATGTTAAACCAATCGTTGGTCACAGAACTGACGATGACGAAGAAGAAGTAATTGCTAGACCTGATGATTCAGCGCCATTCGCTGCATTAGCGTTTAAAGTAATGACGGATCCATTCGTTGGTAAATTAACATTCTTCCGTGTTTATTCTGGTACAATGGAATCCGGTTCATACGTGAAGAACTCTACTAAAGGTAAGCGTGAGCGTGTAGGTCGTATCCTACAAATGCATGCTAACTCTCGTGAAGAGATCTCTACAGTATATTCTGGAGACATTGCTGGTGCTGTTGGTCTTAAAGATACTGCTACTGGTGACACTCTATGTGATGAAAAAGATAATATTATCTTAGAATCAATGGAATTCCCAGAACCAGTTATTCACTTGTCAGTTGAACCTAAATCTAAAGCTGACCAAGATAAAATGACTAACGCATTAGTTAAATTACAAGAAGAAGACCCTACATTCCATGCACATACTGACCATGAAACTGGTCAAGTTATCATCGGTGGTATGGGTGAGTTACACCTTGATATCTTAGTAGACCGTATGAAACGTGAATTCAAAGTAGAATGTACTGTTGGTGCTCCAATGGTATCTTACCGTGAAACGTTCAAATCATCTGCACAAGTACAAGGTAAATTCTCTCGTCAATCTGGTGGTCGTGGACAATATGGTGATGTTCATATTGAATTCACACCAAACGAACAAGGTGGCGGTTTCGAATTCGAAAATGCTATCGTCGGTGGTGTAGTTCCTCGTGAATACATTCCATCAGTTGAAGCTGGTCTTAAAGACTCATTGGAAAACGGTGTATTAGCTGGTTATCCATTAGTTGATGTTAAAGCTAAACTTTATGATGGTTCATACCATGATGTCGATTCATCAGAAATGGCCTTCAAAGTAGCTGCATCATTAGCTCTTAAAGAAGCAGCTAAAAAATGTGATCCTGTAATTCTTGAGCCAATGATGAAAGTTGAAATCGTTATGCCTGAAGAGTACATGGGTGACATCATGGGTGACGTAACAAGTCGTCGTGGACGTGTTGAAGGTATGGAAGCGCGCGGTAACGCTCAAGTTGTTCGTGCATTTGTTCCACTATCTGAAATGTTCGGTTACGCTACAAACTTACGTTCTAACACTCAAGGTCGTGGTACTTATACTATGGTATTTGACCACTACGAAGAAGTACCTAAATCAATTTCAGAAGAAATTATCAAGAAAAATAAAGGTGAATAA
- the rpsG gene encoding 30S ribosomal protein S7 encodes MPRKGPVAKRDVLPDPIHNSKLVTKLINKIMLDGKRGTAQRILYSAFELVQERSGKDAIEVFDEAINNIMPVLEVKARRVGGSNYQVPVEVRPERRTTLGLRWLVNYARLRGEKTMEERLANEILDAANNTGGAVKKREDTHKMAEANKAFAHYRW; translated from the coding sequence ATGCCTCGTAAAGGTCCAGTTGCAAAAAGAGATGTATTACCTGATCCAATTCACAACTCAAAATTAGTAACAAAATTAATCAATAAAATCATGCTTGATGGTAAACGTGGTACTGCTCAAAGAATTCTTTATTCAGCATTCGAACTTGTTCAAGAACGTTCAGGTAAAGATGCTATCGAAGTATTTGATGAAGCTATCAACAACATCATGCCTGTACTTGAAGTTAAAGCTCGCCGTGTAGGTGGTTCAAACTATCAAGTACCTGTAGAAGTACGTCCAGAGCGTCGTACAACTTTAGGTTTACGTTGGTTAGTTAACTACGCGCGTCTTCGTGGTGAAAAAACTATGGAAGAGCGTTTAGCTAATGAAATCTTAGATGCTGCCAATAACACTGGTGGTGCAGTTAAGAAACGTGAAGACACTCACAAAATGGCAGAAGCTAACAAAGCATTTGCTCATTATCGTTGGTAA
- the rpsL gene encoding 30S ribosomal protein S12 has product MPTINQLVRKPRTSKSQKSTAPALNRGYNSMKKKMTTVYSPQKRGVCTRVGTMTPKKPNSALRKYARVRLSNNIEVNAYIPGIGHNLQEHSVVLIRGGRVKDLPGVRYHIVRGALDTSGVDGRMQSRSLYGAKKPKAAKK; this is encoded by the coding sequence ATGCCTACTATTAACCAATTAGTACGTAAACCTCGTACTAGTAAATCACAAAAATCAACTGCACCTGCATTAAACAGAGGTTACAATAGCATGAAGAAAAAAATGACTACTGTATATTCTCCACAAAAACGCGGTGTATGTACTCGTGTGGGAACTATGACACCTAAAAAACCTAACTCAGCGTTACGTAAATATGCTCGTGTTCGTTTATCAAACAACATCGAAGTAAACGCGTATATCCCTGGTATCGGACACAACTTACAAGAACACAGTGTTGTACTTATTCGTGGTGGACGAGTAAAAGATTTACCTGGTGTGCGTTACCATATCGTTCGTGGTGCTTTAGATACTTCTGGTGTTGACGGTCGTATGCAAAGCCGTTCACTTTATGGTGCTAAAAAACCTAAAGCTGCTAAAAAATAA
- a CDS encoding ribosomal L7Ae/L30e/S12e/Gadd45 family protein — protein MSNEKALSLNQDNYVIGLKQTTKALLKHDVRQVIIAQDVNVHILSKVLTLALETDVPISYRPSRQELGSYYGIEVKATVVALLK, from the coding sequence ATGTCTAATGAAAAAGCCTTAAGCTTAAATCAAGACAATTATGTCATTGGTTTAAAACAAACCACTAAAGCATTATTGAAGCATGATGTGCGTCAAGTGATCATAGCTCAAGATGTCAATGTTCATATCTTGTCAAAGGTGCTAACTTTAGCATTAGAGACAGACGTTCCAATCAGTTATCGTCCTAGCAGACAAGAACTTGGATCGTATTATGGAATTGAAGTAAAAGCAACAGTTGTTGCATTACTTAAATAA
- the rpoC gene encoding DNA-directed RNA polymerase subunit beta', producing MIDVNNFHYMKIGLASPEKIRSWSFGEVKKPETINYRTLKPERDGLFCEKIFGPTKDWECSCGKYKRVRYKGMVCDRCGVEVTKSKVRRERMGHIELAAPVSHIWYFKGIPSRMGLLLDMSPRSLEEVIYFASYTVIDPGPTGLDKKQLLTEGEFREYYDKYPGKFTAKMGAEAIRDLLSDIDLDRELKELREELESATGQRLTRAIKRLEVVESFRHSGNDPSWMILDVLPIIPPEIRPMVQLDGGRFATSDLNDLYRRVINRNNRLKRLLDLGAPGIIVQNEKRMLQEAVDALIDNGRRGRPVTGPGNRPLKSLSHMLKGKQGRFRQNLLGKRVDYSGRSVIVVGPSLKMYQCGLPKEMALELFKPFIMKELVEREIATNIKNAKGKIERMEEEVWDVLEDVIKEHPVLLNRAPTLHRLGIQAFEPTLVEGRAIRLHPLVTTAYNADFDGDQMAVHVPLSKEAQAEARMLMLAAQNILNPKDGKPVVTPSQDMVLGNYYLTLERKGAIGAGDIFGSTEEVIKAYANGYVHLHSRIAIQARSLKNPTFNEDQNSKLLLTSVGKVIFNEIMPESFPYINEPTNFNLEQSTPDKYFVSPTDLPEGGLIEYLEDVELVKPFNKKFLGQIIAEIFNKFHITDTSMMLDKMKDLGFKYSSRAGITVGVSDIVVLPEKQEIIGEAEIKVEKVQKQFSRGLITESERYAAVIEIWTKAKDDIQAKLMMSLDSLNPIFMMSDSGARGNASNFTQLAGMRGLMANPSGRIIELPIKSSFREGLTVLEYFISTHGARKGLADTALKTADSGYLTRRLVDVAQDVIVREEDCGTDRGLLVSDIREGSELIEPFIERIEGRYSKETLRHPETDEIIITVNELITADIAKQIVDAGINQMHIRSAFTCNTRHGVCEKCYGKNLATGEQVEVGEAVGTIAAQSIGEPGTQLTMRTFHTGGVAGADITQGLPRIQELFEARNPKGQAVISEINGEVTEITIVKDRQQEIKVKGENEIRTYLAPGTARLKVEEGQYVERGEVMTEGSIEPKGLLAVAGLNATQSYLLKEVQKVYRMQGVEISDKHVEVMVRQMLRKVRIIEAGDTKLLPGALVDIHTFTDANREVFATRKRPATAKPVLLGITKASLETESFLSAASFQETTRVLTDAAIKGKRDNLLGLKENVIIGKLIPAGTGMRRYTGVDFEKVEKEVVPEETVVTD from the coding sequence TTGATTGATGTTAATAATTTCCATTACATGAAAATAGGACTTGCTTCACCTGAAAAAATCCGCTCTTGGTCATTCGGTGAAGTGAAAAAACCAGAAACAATTAACTACCGTACGTTAAAACCTGAAAGAGATGGTTTATTCTGTGAGAAAATTTTTGGTCCAACAAAGGACTGGGAATGTAGTTGTGGTAAATATAAAAGAGTACGTTATAAAGGTATGGTCTGTGATAGATGTGGTGTTGAGGTAACTAAATCAAAAGTGCGTCGTGAAAGAATGGGGCACATTGAATTAGCAGCACCAGTATCTCATATTTGGTACTTCAAAGGTATTCCAAGTCGTATGGGACTATTACTAGATATGTCACCACGTTCTCTTGAAGAAGTAATTTATTTCGCATCTTATACAGTTATTGATCCAGGTCCAACTGGTTTAGATAAGAAACAACTGTTAACAGAAGGCGAATTCCGTGAATACTATGATAAATATCCTGGTAAATTCACTGCTAAAATGGGTGCGGAAGCTATCCGTGACTTATTAAGTGATATTGACTTAGATAGAGAATTAAAAGAATTACGTGAAGAATTAGAATCAGCAACTGGTCAAAGATTAACTAGAGCAATCAAACGTCTAGAAGTTGTTGAATCATTCCGTCATTCTGGAAATGATCCATCATGGATGATTTTAGATGTTCTACCAATTATTCCACCTGAAATCCGTCCAATGGTTCAATTAGATGGTGGACGTTTTGCGACAAGTGATTTAAATGATTTATACCGTCGTGTTATCAACCGTAATAACCGTTTGAAACGTTTATTAGACTTAGGTGCACCTGGTATTATCGTTCAAAATGAAAAGCGTATGCTACAAGAAGCTGTTGATGCGCTAATCGATAATGGTCGTCGTGGTCGTCCTGTAACAGGTCCGGGTAACCGTCCATTAAAATCACTTTCACATATGTTGAAAGGTAAACAAGGTCGTTTCCGTCAAAACTTACTTGGTAAACGTGTTGACTATTCAGGTCGTTCGGTTATCGTAGTAGGACCAAGCTTAAAAATGTACCAATGTGGTTTACCTAAAGAAATGGCATTAGAATTGTTCAAACCGTTCATCATGAAAGAACTTGTTGAACGTGAAATTGCAACAAACATTAAAAATGCTAAAGGTAAAATCGAAAGAATGGAAGAAGAGGTTTGGGATGTACTTGAAGATGTTATTAAAGAACACCCAGTATTACTAAACCGTGCACCAACACTTCACCGTCTAGGTATTCAAGCATTTGAACCTACATTGGTTGAAGGTCGTGCGATCAGACTTCATCCACTTGTTACAACAGCATATAACGCTGACTTTGATGGTGACCAAATGGCGGTTCACGTTCCATTATCAAAAGAAGCACAAGCAGAAGCACGTATGTTAATGTTAGCTGCTCAAAACATCTTGAACCCTAAAGATGGTAAACCAGTAGTTACACCTTCTCAAGATATGGTATTAGGTAACTATTACTTAACTCTTGAACGTAAAGGTGCAATCGGAGCTGGAGATATCTTTGGTTCAACTGAAGAAGTTATTAAAGCATATGCAAATGGCTATGTTCATTTACATTCAAGAATAGCAATTCAAGCTAGATCATTGAAAAATCCAACATTTAACGAAGATCAAAACAGCAAATTATTATTAACATCTGTTGGTAAAGTAATCTTTAATGAAATTATGCCGGAATCATTCCCATATATTAATGAACCGACTAATTTCAATTTAGAACAATCAACACCTGATAAATACTTTGTTTCACCTACTGATTTACCAGAAGGTGGATTGATTGAGTACCTTGAAGATGTTGAATTAGTTAAACCATTCAACAAAAAATTCTTAGGTCAAATCATTGCAGAAATCTTCAATAAATTCCATATTACTGATACTTCAATGATGTTAGATAAAATGAAAGACCTAGGTTTCAAATATTCATCTCGTGCAGGAATTACAGTTGGTGTTTCTGATATTGTGGTTCTTCCTGAGAAACAAGAAATTATAGGCGAAGCAGAAATTAAAGTTGAAAAAGTACAAAAACAATTCAGCCGTGGTTTAATTACTGAAAGCGAACGTTATGCAGCTGTTATTGAAATTTGGACGAAAGCGAAAGATGATATTCAAGCAAAATTAATGATGTCATTAGATAGCTTAAACCCAATCTTCATGATGAGTGATTCAGGAGCGCGTGGTAACGCATCTAACTTTACTCAATTAGCTGGTATGCGTGGTTTGATGGCCAATCCATCTGGTAGAATTATCGAGTTACCAATTAAATCTTCGTTCCGTGAAGGTTTAACAGTACTTGAATACTTCATCTCAACACATGGTGCGCGTAAAGGTCTTGCCGATACAGCACTGAAAACTGCCGATTCAGGTTACTTAACACGTCGTCTTGTTGACGTTGCACAAGATGTAATCGTTAGAGAAGAAGATTGTGGAACTGACCGTGGATTACTCGTTTCAGATATTAGAGAGGGTTCTGAATTAATCGAACCATTTATCGAGCGTATAGAAGGCCGTTACTCTAAAGAAACATTACGTCATCCAGAAACTGACGAAATTATCATTACAGTTAATGAATTGATTACAGCTGATATTGCGAAACAAATCGTTGATGCTGGTATTAATCAAATGCATATCCGTTCTGCATTCACATGTAATACACGTCATGGCGTATGTGAAAAATGTTACGGTAAAAACTTAGCAACTGGTGAACAAGTTGAAGTTGGTGAAGCAGTTGGTACAATTGCTGCACAATCAATCGGTGAACCAGGTACACAGCTTACAATGCGTACATTCCATACTGGTGGTGTTGCCGGAGCCGATATCACTCAAGGTTTACCTCGTATCCAAGAGTTGTTTGAAGCACGTAACCCTAAAGGACAAGCTGTCATCTCAGAAATTAACGGTGAAGTAACTGAAATTACAATCGTTAAAGATCGCCAACAAGAAATTAAAGTTAAAGGTGAAAATGAGATCCGCACATACCTTGCTCCTGGTACTGCTCGACTTAAAGTTGAAGAAGGCCAATATGTTGAACGTGGGGAAGTAATGACAGAAGGTTCTATTGAGCCTAAAGGATTACTTGCTGTAGCAGGTTTAAATGCAACACAATCTTACTTATTAAAAGAAGTTCAAAAAGTTTACCGTATGCAAGGTGTTGAAATTTCAGATAAACACGTTGAAGTTATGGTTAGACAAATGCTTCGTAAAGTAAGAATTATTGAAGCTGGCGATACTAAATTATTACCAGGTGCTTTAGTTGATATTCATACATTTACAGATGCAAATAGAGAAGTATTTGCTACACGTAAACGTCCTGCAACTGCTAAACCTGTATTACTTGGTATTACTAAAGCTTCACTTGAAACAGAAAGTTTCTTATCAGCTGCATCATTCCAAGAAACAACAAGAGTTCTTACAGATGCTGCGATAAAAGGTAAACGTGATAACTTACTTGGACTTAAAGAAAATGTTATCATCGGTAAATTGATTCCTGCTGGTACAGGTATGAGAAGATATACTGGTGTAGATTTCGAAAAAGTTGAAAAAGAAGTTGTACCTGAAGAAACAGTAGTCACTGATTAA